In Streptomyces longhuiensis, the following proteins share a genomic window:
- a CDS encoding FAD-dependent oxidoreductase, whose translation MRIAIAGGGLGGLTLARILHQHGIDAVVYEREASRSARPQGGALDLHPESGQQALAEAGLVGRFQSEARPEGEEHRILDPTGRTLVHHEPEPGSFSGRPEIDRSALRDLLLDSLPGDTVVWQRRLVAATPRPGGGWELAFHGGHRTGCDILIGADGARSIVRSLLADVQLSYVATLVELSIEDVDRRHPDLAELVGAGNLWCVGVNQILAAQRLSDGSLRVGISLRAEDRPIETYRSKRALLDMFSGWDPRLTALIEADGSAPTPRLIEAMPTDTRWSSRPGVTLIGDAAHLMPPVGEGANQAMLDAAELASRLAANPADPDSAIRTYEEAMFTRIHPIAEMSARVQAMMLSPTAAEDIVRFFTARPAEPAPAD comes from the coding sequence ATGCGAATCGCGATCGCTGGTGGCGGCCTTGGCGGCCTGACGTTGGCACGGATCCTGCACCAGCACGGCATCGATGCGGTGGTGTACGAGCGCGAGGCAAGCCGATCCGCGCGACCGCAGGGCGGCGCGCTCGACCTGCACCCGGAGTCCGGGCAGCAGGCCCTGGCCGAGGCGGGTCTCGTCGGCCGGTTCCAGTCGGAGGCGCGGCCCGAGGGCGAGGAACATCGCATCCTCGACCCGACCGGACGGACCCTGGTGCACCATGAGCCGGAACCTGGCTCCTTCTCCGGACGTCCCGAGATCGACCGGAGCGCACTGCGTGATCTCCTGCTCGATTCCCTCCCCGGCGACACGGTTGTCTGGCAGCGCAGGCTTGTCGCGGCGACCCCGCGACCTGGCGGGGGCTGGGAACTGGCTTTCCACGGCGGCCACCGGACCGGCTGCGACATCCTCATCGGCGCGGACGGTGCGCGCTCGATCGTCCGGTCACTGCTGGCGGACGTCCAACTGTCCTACGTGGCCACCCTCGTAGAGCTGAGCATCGAAGACGTCGACCGGCGCCATCCGGATCTCGCCGAGCTGGTCGGCGCCGGGAACCTGTGGTGCGTCGGCGTGAATCAGATCCTGGCAGCACAACGCCTCAGCGACGGCAGCCTCCGTGTAGGGATCTCACTGCGCGCAGAAGATCGCCCCATCGAGACATACCGCAGTAAGCGCGCTCTGCTGGACATGTTCAGTGGCTGGGACCCACGCCTCACCGCACTCATCGAGGCCGACGGCAGCGCGCCGACGCCGCGCCTGATCGAAGCGATGCCCACCGATACGCGCTGGTCCAGCCGGCCGGGCGTCACCCTCATCGGCGACGCCGCGCACCTCATGCCGCCGGTCGGCGAGGGCGCCAACCAGGCCATGCTCGACGCCGCCGAACTCGCGAGCCGACTCGCCGCCAACCCCGCAGACCCGGACTCGGCGATCCGGACGTACGAGGAGGCGATGTTCACCAGGATTCACCCGATCGCCGAAATGTCCGCACGAGTCCAGGCGATGATGCTGTCCCCAACCGCGGCCGAAGACATCGTCCGCTTCTTCACGGCCCGGCCCGCCGAACCGGCACCCGCAGACTGA
- a CDS encoding lipid II:glycine glycyltransferase FemX has translation MNYRLKAITRDEHLAFVAAQPSVSHMQVPAWADVKPDWRGESLGWFDDGGKLVGAGLVLLRPLPKLKKYLAYLPEGPVIDWTAEDLDQWLQPMLAHLKAQGVFSVKMGPPVVQRRWSAEAVKDAIADPQATKLRDAQATMHEPQAFDLADRLRRMGWQQTESGAEDGFAAGQPRYVFQVPFKGRPLEEIQRDLNQQWRRNIKKAEKAGVKVVQGDYDDLPAFHAIYVETAERDQFIPRPLGYFQRMWTALQAEDDNRMRLYLAHHDGEVLAAATMLTVGEHVWYSYGASTSRKREVQPNNAIQWRMMSDAYELGAAIYDFRGITDTLEEGNHHLGLLRFKVGTGGQAVEYLGEWDFPLNKVLHKAFNLYMSRR, from the coding sequence ATGAACTATCGCCTGAAGGCGATCACCCGCGACGAACATCTGGCTTTCGTCGCAGCCCAGCCGTCGGTGAGTCACATGCAGGTTCCGGCCTGGGCGGATGTGAAGCCGGACTGGCGGGGGGAGAGCCTGGGCTGGTTCGACGACGGCGGCAAACTTGTTGGCGCCGGGCTGGTGCTGCTTCGGCCGTTGCCGAAGTTGAAGAAGTACCTCGCCTACCTGCCTGAGGGCCCTGTCATCGACTGGACAGCGGAGGATCTGGACCAGTGGCTTCAGCCGATGCTCGCGCACTTGAAAGCACAGGGCGTCTTCTCCGTGAAGATGGGGCCGCCCGTGGTCCAACGCCGATGGAGTGCCGAGGCGGTCAAGGACGCGATCGCTGACCCGCAAGCCACAAAGTTGCGGGATGCGCAGGCCACCATGCACGAGCCGCAGGCCTTCGACCTGGCCGACCGGCTGCGCCGGATGGGCTGGCAGCAGACAGAGTCCGGCGCTGAGGACGGCTTCGCCGCGGGCCAGCCGCGCTACGTCTTCCAAGTTCCTTTCAAGGGACGGCCGTTGGAAGAAATCCAGCGCGATCTCAACCAGCAGTGGCGACGCAACATCAAGAAGGCAGAGAAGGCCGGCGTCAAAGTGGTCCAGGGCGACTACGACGACCTGCCCGCCTTCCACGCAATCTACGTCGAGACCGCTGAACGGGACCAGTTCATCCCGCGCCCACTGGGCTACTTCCAGCGCATGTGGACCGCGTTGCAGGCCGAGGACGACAACCGCATGCGCCTCTACCTCGCCCACCACGACGGAGAGGTACTCGCGGCCGCCACGATGCTGACCGTCGGCGAGCACGTCTGGTACTCCTACGGGGCCTCCACCAGCCGTAAGCGTGAGGTCCAGCCCAACAACGCCATCCAGTGGCGAATGATGTCCGATGCCTACGAACTCGGAGCCGCCATCTACGACTTCCGTGGCATCACCGACACGCTGGAGGAGGGCAACCACCACCTCGGCCTGCTCCGGTTCAAGGTCGGAACCGGCGGACAGGCCGTTGAATACCTTGGGGAATGGGACTTCCCACTCAACAAGGTGCTGCACAAGGCATTCAACCTCTACATGTCCCGCCGCTGA